A DNA window from Buttiauxella agrestis contains the following coding sequences:
- the kdgR gene encoding DNA-binding transcriptional regulator KdgR, translating into MAIADLDKQPDSVSSVLKVFGILQALGEEREIGITELSQRVMMSKSTVYRFLQTMKSLGYVAQEGESEKYSLTLKLFELGARALQNVDLIRSADIQMRELSRLTKETIHLGALDEDSIVYIHKIDSMYNLRMYSRIGRRNPLYSTAIGKVLLAWRDREEVREILADVEYTRSTERTITSTDELLKVLDTVREQGYGEDNQEQEEGLRCIGVPVFDRFGVVIAGLSISFPTLRFSEDRLHEYVAMLHDAARTISEQMGYHEYPF; encoded by the coding sequence ATGGCAATCGCAGATCTGGATAAACAACCTGATTCTGTCTCTTCTGTCCTGAAAGTTTTTGGCATCTTACAGGCTCTTGGCGAAGAACGCGAAATTGGTATCACTGAATTATCGCAACGCGTAATGATGTCAAAAAGCACCGTCTATCGCTTTTTGCAGACAATGAAATCCCTGGGTTATGTGGCGCAGGAAGGCGAATCCGAAAAGTACTCGCTGACGCTGAAGCTATTTGAGTTGGGCGCACGCGCGTTGCAAAACGTTGATTTGATTCGTAGTGCGGACATTCAGATGCGCGAGTTGTCGCGTCTGACAAAAGAAACCATCCACCTGGGTGCGTTGGATGAAGACAGTATTGTCTATATCCACAAAATTGATTCCATGTACAACCTGCGCATGTATTCGCGCATTGGTCGTCGTAATCCGCTCTACAGTACAGCGATTGGTAAAGTCCTGCTGGCCTGGCGTGACCGCGAAGAAGTGCGTGAAATTCTTGCTGATGTGGAATACACACGTAGTACTGAACGCACAATTACCAGCACTGATGAATTGCTGAAAGTGCTGGATACCGTTCGCGAGCAGGGCTATGGCGAAGATAATCAGGAACAAGAAGAAGGTTTGCGCTGTATCGGCGTGCCGGTATTCGATCGTTTCGGTGTTGTGATTGCAGGTTTGAGTATTTCATTCCCGACGTTACGTTTCTCTGAAGACAGACTTCATGAATATGTGGCGATGCTTCATGATGCCGCTCGTACTATTTCTGAGCAAATGGGTTATCACGAATATCCATTCTGA
- a CDS encoding YobH family protein — protein MRRMIRAIIIIALLWIGLLLSGYGVLIGSQENAAGLGLQCKYLTARNITTAQFIHSNSGIIGLTDCPILRKNAKVIDNGQ, from the coding sequence ATGCGTAGGATGATTCGCGCGATAATCATAATAGCGCTTCTGTGGATAGGCTTGCTGCTCTCAGGATACGGCGTTCTGATTGGAAGCCAGGAAAATGCTGCGGGTCTGGGTTTGCAGTGCAAATATCTTACTGCGCGAAATATAACCACAGCCCAGTTTATACATAGCAATAGCGGAATTATAGGGCTTACTGATTGCCCGATATTGCGCAAAAATGCCAAAGTTATCGACAATGGTCAGTAA
- the mgrB gene encoding PhoP/PhoQ regulator MgrB: protein MRKYRWFILVAVLFICLLLWTQMVNVMCDQDVQFFSGICTINKFIPW, encoded by the coding sequence GTGAGAAAGTACCGATGGTTCATTTTGGTTGCGGTTTTGTTCATCTGCCTGCTGCTATGGACCCAAATGGTCAATGTGATGTGCGATCAAGATGTACAATTCTTCAGCGGCATTTGCACGATTAATAAATTTATCCCCTGGTAG
- a CDS encoding YebO family protein, which produces MNELSVGALNIASLTVSLVVLIVGLVIWFFVNRASSRTNEQIELLEELLDQQKRQNALLRRLCEANEPEVVKEEAEAVKKEDEEEDDFIRLVAER; this is translated from the coding sequence ATGAACGAATTAAGTGTTGGCGCGTTAAATATCGCGTCTTTAACAGTGTCTCTGGTTGTTCTGATCGTCGGTCTCGTGATTTGGTTTTTTGTTAACCGAGCGAGCAGCCGTACTAATGAGCAGATTGAGCTGCTGGAAGAGTTGTTGGATCAACAAAAGCGTCAGAATGCACTGTTACGCCGTTTGTGCGAAGCGAACGAGCCGGAAGTTGTGAAGGAAGAAGCTGAAGCTGTTAAGAAAGAAGACGAAGAAGAAGATGATTTTATTCGTCTGGTCGCTGAGCGCTAA
- a CDS encoding DUF2627 domain-containing protein yields the protein MCGIFSKEDLSKHVVVEYRFSAEPYISASCSNVSVLAKLCLRAKKTI from the coding sequence ATGTGTGGCATTTTCAGTAAAGAAGACCTGAGTAAACACGTTGTCGTTGAATACCGCTTCTCTGCCGAGCCTTATATTAGTGCCTCATGCAGTAATGTCTCTGTTTTAGCTAAGTTATGCCTGCGGGCGAAGAAAACAATCTAA
- the cspE gene encoding transcription antiterminator/RNA stability regulator CspE, giving the protein MAKIKGQVKWFNESKGFGFITPADGSKDVFVHFSAIQGNGFKTLAEGQNVEFEIQDGQKGPAAVNVTAI; this is encoded by the coding sequence ATGGCAAAGATTAAAGGTCAAGTTAAGTGGTTCAACGAGTCTAAAGGTTTTGGCTTCATTACTCCTGCTGACGGCAGCAAAGACGTGTTCGTACACTTCTCTGCAATCCAGGGTAACGGCTTCAAAACTCTGGCTGAAGGCCAGAACGTTGAGTTCGAAATCCAGGACGGCCAGAAAGGCCCTGCAGCGGTTAACGTAACTGCTATCTAA
- the ftsI gene encoding peptidoglycan glycosyltransferase FtsI — translation MRKIAPGIVGNFIQWRFALLCIAIFMCLVFLLGRVAWLQIISPDNLVRQEDMRSLREEAVVVPRGMIEDRSGRPLAVSVPVKAIWADPKTVMEKGGVQISSRWQALATTLNMPLNDIAARIRRNPADRFIYLARQLDPQQAQYIESLKLPGIFLRDESRRFYPAGHVAANLLGFTNIDDQGIEGVEKSFNRQLTGKAGERLVRKDRHGHVIENITETAATPAHNLMLSIDERLQTVTEDALSNAVSWNKAESAAAVILDVNTGEVLAMASCPTFNPNNREGATLNEFRNRAISDTFEPGSTVKPMVVMTALQQGIVQPDSVIDTHPYIIDGHRIRDVGYYPQLTLTGILQKSSDTGVSRLSLAMPIQKLLDTYKNFGFGMPTGLGLTGESSGLLPHRRFWGELDRATFSFGYGLMVTPLQLAHVYATIGSYGISRPLSITRVDPPVVGQRVMSEAIAHQVEHMMESVALPGGGGVKAAVRGYRVAIKTGTAKKIGDDGKYINKYIAYTAGVAPASNPRFALVVVINDPENGAYYGGAVSAPVFSQIMSDVLRLENIEPDGLPAGNENVTVLNKSSGNNSAG, via the coding sequence GTGAGAAAAATCGCTCCTGGAATCGTGGGAAATTTTATTCAGTGGCGTTTTGCTCTGCTTTGCATCGCTATCTTCATGTGTCTGGTGTTTTTGCTTGGAAGAGTCGCGTGGTTACAAATCATCTCGCCAGACAATCTGGTCAGGCAAGAAGACATGCGTTCCCTGCGCGAAGAAGCCGTGGTTGTACCCCGAGGGATGATTGAAGATCGTAGCGGGCGTCCATTAGCAGTAAGCGTTCCGGTAAAAGCTATCTGGGCTGACCCGAAAACGGTGATGGAAAAAGGGGGAGTGCAGATAAGCAGTCGCTGGCAAGCGCTGGCGACAACGCTAAACATGCCACTTAATGACATCGCTGCTCGCATTCGTCGTAATCCCGCCGATCGATTTATCTATCTCGCACGCCAACTCGATCCGCAGCAAGCGCAATATATAGAGAGTTTGAAACTGCCTGGAATTTTCCTGCGTGATGAATCACGACGTTTTTATCCAGCAGGTCATGTCGCTGCGAATTTGCTCGGATTTACTAACATCGACGACCAGGGAATTGAAGGGGTTGAGAAGAGTTTTAATCGTCAGTTGACCGGTAAGGCGGGTGAAAGATTAGTCCGCAAAGACAGACATGGCCATGTTATTGAAAATATTACGGAAACTGCGGCGACTCCTGCCCATAACCTGATGCTCAGTATTGATGAGCGTTTGCAAACTGTTACCGAAGATGCGCTTAGCAATGCCGTTTCATGGAACAAAGCTGAATCTGCCGCCGCCGTTATTCTGGATGTTAATACCGGCGAAGTACTGGCAATGGCGAGCTGCCCCACCTTTAACCCGAACAATCGCGAAGGCGCCACGCTTAACGAATTTCGCAATCGCGCCATTAGTGACACTTTTGAACCGGGTTCAACGGTTAAACCGATGGTGGTTATGACGGCTTTGCAGCAGGGAATCGTTCAACCTGACAGCGTAATAGATACCCACCCTTATATTATTGATGGCCATCGTATTCGCGACGTGGGTTACTACCCACAACTGACGCTAACCGGTATTTTGCAAAAATCGAGTGACACGGGTGTGTCACGCCTTTCTCTGGCGATGCCTATTCAGAAACTGCTGGATACTTACAAAAACTTCGGCTTTGGCATGCCGACGGGATTGGGCCTGACCGGGGAAAGTAGCGGCCTGCTGCCGCATCGCAGATTTTGGGGTGAACTGGATCGCGCCACATTTTCTTTCGGCTACGGTTTAATGGTAACACCACTGCAACTGGCCCATGTTTACGCCACTATCGGCAGCTACGGTATTTCGCGGCCGCTATCAATCACGCGTGTTGATCCGCCAGTTGTCGGGCAACGAGTGATGTCGGAAGCTATTGCTCACCAGGTTGAACATATGATGGAAAGCGTTGCTCTGCCGGGCGGCGGCGGGGTAAAAGCAGCCGTGCGCGGCTATCGTGTGGCGATTAAAACAGGGACGGCGAAGAAAATTGGCGACGACGGAAAATATATCAATAAATACATTGCCTACACCGCAGGCGTTGCGCCAGCAAGTAACCCACGCTTTGCGCTGGTGGTGGTGATTAACGATCCTGAAAACGGCGCGTATTATGGTGGGGCGGTATCAGCCCCCGTATTCAGCCAGATAATGAGCGATGTTCTGCGACTGGAAAATATCGAGCCTGATGGTTTACCCGCCGGGAATGAAAATGTCACAGTGTTAAACAAGTCCTCCGGAAATAACTCCGCAGGTTAG
- the rlmA gene encoding 23S rRNA (guanine(745)-N(1))-methyltransferase: MSYLCPLCHAPLAPHGRSFVCPQGHQFDKAKEGYVNLLPVQHKRSKDPGDSSEMMQARRAFLDAGHYQPLRDAICQILEQAAPATLLDIGCGEGYYTAGFAEIVAKQKGTTWGLDVAKVAIRYAAKRYPQVHFCVASSHRLPFDDNSLDAVVRIFAPCKAEELARVVKPGGVVITATPGPRHLMQLKGLIYDNVMLHSAESESLPGFIAEQTQQIGWPMTLKGDEAVALLQMTPFAWRARPEVWQALAAETAFNCETDFVIRVWRREDQLNALK; this comes from the coding sequence ATGTCTTATCTTTGCCCGCTATGTCACGCGCCCCTTGCTCCTCATGGGCGGAGCTTTGTTTGCCCGCAAGGTCATCAATTCGATAAGGCAAAAGAGGGATATGTGAATTTGCTGCCCGTTCAGCATAAGCGTTCTAAAGATCCGGGTGATAGCAGTGAAATGATGCAGGCGCGCAGGGCTTTCCTTGATGCCGGGCACTATCAGCCACTGCGCGACGCCATTTGCCAGATTTTAGAACAGGCCGCGCCAGCAACATTGCTGGATATCGGTTGTGGGGAAGGGTACTACACCGCCGGATTTGCGGAGATCGTCGCAAAACAAAAAGGGACAACCTGGGGATTAGACGTCGCAAAAGTAGCAATTCGCTATGCGGCAAAACGCTATCCGCAGGTACATTTTTGCGTGGCTTCAAGCCACCGTTTGCCTTTCGACGATAATAGCCTTGATGCCGTAGTGCGTATTTTCGCCCCGTGCAAAGCTGAAGAGTTAGCGCGAGTGGTTAAACCTGGCGGCGTTGTGATTACGGCAACTCCAGGGCCGCGGCACCTGATGCAGCTTAAAGGCTTAATCTATGACAACGTGATGTTACACAGCGCGGAGTCCGAGTCTTTACCGGGGTTCATTGCCGAGCAAACGCAACAAATTGGTTGGCCGATGACGTTAAAGGGAGATGAGGCGGTGGCTTTGTTGCAGATGACACCGTTTGCCTGGCGTGCTCGCCCTGAAGTCTGGCAAGCACTCGCGGCTGAAACGGCATTCAATTGTGAGACAGATTTTGTGATTCGTGTCTGGCGTCGCGAAGATCAGCTCAACGCGCTGAAATGA
- the mntP gene encoding manganese efflux pump MntP, with protein MNLSATIILAFGMSMDAFAASIGKGASLHKPKFSEALRTGLIFGVIETITPLIGWCLGLLASQVVLEWNHWVAFILLVFLGIRMIYEGVRGNDDEEAPKLQRHGFWLLVTTAIATSLDAMAVGVGLAFLQVNIIETALAIGCATMIMSTLGMMLGRFIGPLLGKRAEILGGVVLIGIGCQILYGHFSALS; from the coding sequence ATGAATCTCTCCGCAACAATTATTCTCGCTTTCGGCATGTCGATGGATGCGTTTGCTGCATCAATCGGGAAAGGTGCCTCACTCCATAAACCTAAGTTTTCAGAAGCATTACGCACTGGTCTTATCTTTGGCGTCATCGAAACAATCACCCCACTTATTGGCTGGTGTCTGGGGCTTTTGGCAAGCCAGGTGGTGCTGGAGTGGAATCATTGGGTTGCTTTCATCTTGCTGGTGTTTCTTGGCATTCGAATGATTTATGAAGGGGTGCGCGGCAACGACGATGAAGAAGCACCTAAGCTGCAACGTCATGGATTCTGGTTATTAGTCACCACGGCAATCGCCACCAGTCTGGATGCCATGGCAGTAGGCGTGGGTCTGGCTTTTCTACAAGTCAACATTATTGAAACTGCGCTGGCAATTGGCTGCGCGACCATGATCATGTCCACGCTGGGTATGATGCTGGGCCGTTTTATCGGCCCGCTGCTGGGCAAACGCGCCGAGATCCTCGGCGGCGTCGTGTTAATCGGAATTGGCTGCCAGATTCTTTACGGTCATTTCAGCGCGTTGAGCTGA
- a CDS encoding DUF986 family protein: protein MTLTDVVLLVFIVLLLGWAIYDEFIMDKLKGKTLLKITLLRRNRIDSTIFVGLVVILIYNNVTTNGTALTTWLLSALALLAIYISWIRQPKLLFKSEGFFFANVWILYSRIKEMNLSEDGVLVMQLEQRRLLIRVKDIDDLERIYKLMVNNQ from the coding sequence ATGACGTTAACAGATGTCGTTCTACTGGTATTTATCGTGCTGTTGCTTGGCTGGGCCATTTATGATGAATTCATTATGGATAAGCTCAAGGGCAAAACCCTGTTAAAAATCACCCTACTACGCCGTAATCGTATCGACAGCACCATCTTCGTTGGCCTGGTCGTTATCCTCATCTACAACAACGTCACCACCAATGGCACTGCGCTCACCACCTGGTTATTATCTGCTCTGGCTTTATTAGCTATTTATATTTCATGGATTCGCCAGCCTAAGCTGCTATTCAAATCTGAAGGTTTCTTCTTTGCAAACGTGTGGATTTTATACTCCCGAATTAAAGAAATGAATTTATCTGAAGATGGTGTACTGGTGATGCAATTGGAACAACGCCGTTTGCTTATTCGGGTCAAAGATATTGATGACCTGGAAAGAATTTATAAATTAATGGTTAATAATCAATAG
- a CDS encoding PTS mannose transporter subunit IID — protein sequence MVDTTKTTTTEKKLTPGDIRGVFLRSNLFQGSWNFERMQALGFCFSMIPAIKRLYPENNDARKQAIKRHLEFFNTHPYVAAPVLGVTLAMEEQRANGAEIDDGAINGIKVGLMGPLAGVGDPIFWGTVRPVFAALGAGIAMSGSLLGPLLFFILFNAVRLLTRYYGVAYGYRKGIDIVKDMGGGFLQKLTEGASILGLFVMGALVNKWTHVNIPLVVSKITDQTGAVKVTTVQTILDQLMPGLVPLLLTFACMWLLRKKVNALWIIMGFFVIGIVGYAIGLLGL from the coding sequence ATGGTTGATACCACCAAAACAACGACTACCGAGAAAAAACTCACCCCAGGTGATATTCGTGGCGTATTCCTGCGTTCGAACCTGTTCCAGGGTTCATGGAACTTCGAACGTATGCAGGCACTGGGCTTCTGCTTCTCAATGATTCCGGCCATCAAACGCCTGTATCCTGAGAATAACGATGCGCGTAAACAAGCGATTAAACGCCACCTGGAATTCTTTAACACCCATCCATATGTAGCGGCTCCCGTTTTGGGCGTTACCCTTGCGATGGAAGAGCAACGTGCAAATGGTGCAGAAATTGACGATGGTGCCATCAACGGTATCAAAGTTGGTTTGATGGGGCCACTGGCCGGTGTCGGTGACCCTATCTTCTGGGGTACTGTACGTCCAGTATTCGCAGCGCTGGGTGCCGGTATCGCAATGAGCGGCAGCCTGCTTGGGCCACTGCTGTTCTTCATCCTGTTTAACGCCGTCCGTTTGCTGACCCGTTATTACGGTGTGGCTTACGGCTACCGTAAGGGTATTGATATCGTTAAAGATATGGGCGGCGGCTTCCTGCAAAAACTGACTGAGGGGGCGTCAATTCTCGGCCTCTTTGTCATGGGGGCGCTGGTTAACAAGTGGACGCACGTTAATATACCGCTGGTCGTGTCGAAGATAACCGACCAGACTGGCGCCGTTAAAGTGACCACTGTTCAAACCATTCTTGATCAGTTGATGCCGGGCCTTGTGCCGCTGCTGTTAACGTTTGCTTGTATGTGGCTGCTGCGTAAGAAAGTCAACGCGCTGTGGATCATCATGGGCTTCTTCGTTATCGGTATCGTCGGTTACGCCATCGGCCTGTTGGGTCTGTAA